The genomic region gaaaaatttgtTTAACGTTTTCATTATAACAGTGCCTAAAATGCCACAAGTAGATGAGGCCTCCTTCTGCCAGACGGCGTGTAATTACACAGTAAATATCTTCATCAAATGCTTGTGCTCCAAGGGAAAGAAGATACCACTTGTTCTTCAAGTTATTCCTAGAGCTGGGAATAGAAACTCTGTCTCCTTACCTCAGTGCTCTGCAATAGCCTTCCCCCCTGGATGCAGTTTGAGATGTGCCCCCTCCTCATGTGAGAACTGCTTGCCTCTCAAATTAGGAGGTATTGGAAGGTAATTTGGAGACacgtttaaaaaataataatacttttttaaatGGCAGCAAGCAACAGTGGCAAAAAACAACTGGTGAGAGCATGTGCTTAAACTGTATGACATATCATTACATAAAGAGCTTTAAAACGTCTGAGATTGCCATGTGCTGCACAAAACAATGAATTTTTGCCATGATatggaaaaactttttcttcatgtttcttaCCAAGCAGGATCCTAATGCTAACCTGTAGACTCACACCAATTTGACTGAGACTATACATGAAATTCAGAGTAAATAATGATGAGTAGAGGAGTAATAGGTTgacaggaaggaggaaaaatattaatgggAGGGAAATTATATGTTTGGGGGACCATCAGTGGGTTCATGgatcattttcaaaacagtgagGAGagggactttaaaaaaaaacttcccaAATAAGAAAAGCTTAAAGCATAAACGGACAAGTAGGCAATGCATAAAGCCTgcagaatttatattttaagagcATGTTCTAATGTCTTGATTGAGTTAGTACTGTACACTAAGAAATGGGCAGCAAACTCAGTGGTGTTATGCAGTGTGTGAAGGGGTGTGAGAATCCGCCCTGCATGACAGGCTCTGCTCTGATGCTTTAACACAAGTATTCAATTAtgcaagtaatatttttaaaaaatactatttgACAATTGCGCTTGAAGATATTTGGCTAATTTGCATATGGAGTCCAATTTTGCTTTGAGTTTAttaaattttccctttttgttaaGCTTCCAAGTTCATTTAGCAGTGTGAATTTGTATAAAAGAAGTAACATCTGTGTAGACTCCCTGCACTTTGCCGTGCTCATTTCTTTGAACTTTGTATGCCAGCTCAGGAGCAATAATATCAAGTGACTTCAAAGGACAACTGCTTCCAACAATCCGCAATGGCTTGTATTTCAACTTGGTAAGCAGCAGAGCTTACCGGACctgttatttcatttcatgGCCTGTGCTGCTCTTTTCATGTATTGTACTCCAGACCAGCTCAGTGCAAATGAGAGCCCAAACTAGTGTAGAATTCACTGGGGGTGAGGGAAAGAAAGGTCGGTGTGCATGTCTCTCAAGACTTAGACACAgagcatatttttaaagtaaacctGGAAGATACGTTTCACACAAGCAGTTGGTAATAAAGCTTGATGACATTTCCTTCTGTCACGCCCACTTACTTGCTTCCCTCCTTCTTTCATATCTTGTCTGAAACTAAGACTGTAGGTTCTTTGGAAAAGGATCTGTCACTGTAAGTTGGAGTTCAGCTGAACTCCAATTTGTCTGGCTGTGTACTGCATAAATGAATGGCAATAGTTAGTAGGtcattcattttgcatttcagtagtATTCATTACAGTAAATGTATCTCCCACCACCACACACAATCATTTAAGGCATCAAATGATATCCCTACAAAGTGGTTATTCAAACTGGCAGATCTCTCTCATATGCTAAGGGCTAGAAATACATCAAATTTGACATAGAGTCTTCACATTGCTTGCCAGTGGATTTCTGAAACAATATCAAGGATAAAAGCTGGACTAGTTGGTTCACTTCAGGTTTAATATAGGTGAGCTTCAGCTCCAGCCATAGTCTTCCACTGGTAGTTTTCTCTTCAGGCTGTGAGTGGGGGAATATGTACAATCAGAACCAAGCTTTTGCCAACATGTAAATTAGCATAAGATGGTGCATATTGCTGAAAGAGTCAATTTCACCTTTTCAGGTGCcttctatttctcattttttatcaCTATACCTTGTCACTGGTTCAAGCTGTTGTGTGACTGTACATTGAGCTGCATCAGAGGTCTCACCTGAGTTAAAGCCAATCAGGTTTTTTCTGATCTGGTTCACCAGCTGGTCCCACAAACTCTTGTGTAGGTGCAAACCAAAGTGCTAtgagcagacagaaaaacatgGCCAAGGGCAGCAAACAGAAAGGACTTGGGCTGCAGTGCTTGATTATACTTGTTTAAAGGGTGCGTGAAACTTAAGGCTTGATTCTGCTCTGATTATGTCTTCCAAACAAAACCCTCCCTTTGATTTCTGTAGGTATTGCATCTGAGAAAGGTCTGCTGCCCTTGGTCCTTGACTCTTGCTTTGAGAAGCAATGGGGTATCAAACAAATAGCACAATGCAGTGCTATATGCTGACCTACATTAAATAGTTCATAATGCTGTTAGtcttttttattccatttgtgGTTACCTGCATCTGCTTGTCTGGTCTTAGAATAAGAGAAAGATTAGACTGGTCTTGACTGTCCAGAAGATGGACGTCTGGGGAAtggtatataaaataaaaaacagatgttgGTCCCAGAGCTTTCACCTCTCTCTCAGCAGTGCTGGGAGGCAGATTTCTTTCATGGTGTTGGTCAAGTTTTTTCTCCCACTCTCTCTCCCCCATTCTCTCATAGTAGGAAAGGAGTTAAAATCCTGCCCTTCTACCTGCAATATGGAATCAGCTCTCTTAACCCTTGGCTAAGAGCCAGGCTAAACCCTGGGGCCAAATTCCCTGTCAAAGCCAAGCGTTCTGTGACTTGTCTCTATTAGTTAAGGATGGGAAGGGAGAGTTACCTGGTCCAATGCAAACAGCCATTTCCTCTTCTATACTAATGTTTTAATAGTGGTTGGAGACAGGAATTTGTGAAGATGTTTGAATTCAATCTGAGTGCAAGGACAAAACCCAGTCCCATTGCACTTGTATTGTAACTCTGTTCAAGTATCGAGTAAATATACCCAATTCCAAGCACACAGCATAGGAGCACGTTTGAATACGAGCTTGTAGGAAGTCTCCACAGCCCCCACCAGATCCTTCAGTCTACAGTGCCAGCTGCAGTGTTCTCAGCCCTGCCCTCGCAGGGCAGGGGCCAGCAGATCAGCAGGGTTGTGATCCACCCCATCATCTCTGGGGTGCTGAGCGGCCGAGAGCAAGCACTACAAGGCAGCCTACCAGCACGTCCCTCAGCAAGCTAGAACAAAAGTGATTTTGTCCTGGTTAAGGCTTTTCCTAGCCGAGAATGAGTAGGCAGACTTTGCTTTGCAATTTTGAATTTCCTGGCTTCCTTCACCTCGCGTTTCACAAAATACCTGGCGCTTATATCAATAGCATAATGACGTATGGCCTGTTGCAGCTTATTTCTATAAtgtgcttgctttttatttgcttggtGTGGCTAATAGGATAACTTACGTAAAGCAATTTCAGGTTTATTGCCTACATCAGTCACTGCAGAAGCTATCAACAGATACTTGCATCACCCACCCATTACAGCCGTGCTGGTTAAAATAATGCAGTGCGACAATGCgactccccaccccccaacttATTCTTCAGCTTTACTGCCATGTATTTTGCAGAGTAAGGTGAAATTCCTAATGCACGTGTGCCAACACTTATAAATGCTACTACACTGCACCTGAAGTGTCTAGATGTGAGCAATGCATGCTCTGGTGCTTGGACCTCAGGGAGTGCTAAGCGCCATCAGGAGGCGAGGGGACTGCGCTGTCATGAGACGTCCTGGGGAAGTCTGGcttgctttgtctttcttctCGCTCCAGAGAAGGGTAAATAACACCACAAGATAACAGGCAGCAAAATCCCAGACctgatatattatttttaattgcactaAATTGGGAACAGTCATTTAGTCTTATTAAGAATTTTATTAGGTCTAAAAATaggttattaaatattttccaaatttggctaaaatatgcaaaacaatTATATAatcagtgtttaaaataaaccacAGTTTTTTAGAACTGAAAGCCATTCAGTGGAATAACACTTTTCAAGAATGATAGCACACGGGGAGTTTTACAGCCTCAGCAGATCCCCAGACAATATTTCTCCTATGGCTTTCCAGCTGCCCGGCTGCAGAGCCTGTTCCTCGCTGTCCCGCAGAATCCTACCAGTGAGCACACTGCTAGGGAGTGGGACCCAGGCTTCAGGAGAGGCAGCTGCAAGGTTTTTGTACAAAGTAAAGAACTGATCTGTTGATGTATCCCTTTTCATACTTTCTTACcattaaatgaaaactttcatAAATAGCCTTACATAAATAATAATCTCAGAAGTTTTAACAAGTTCACACCATCAGCCAGGCCTGACTAAACATTCTCTGGTCTCTCACTGCTTAAACCATCTCTGTAATTATTCAGAAATACAACAATCCTAATCTCTCTTATTGTAAGAGCAGATCACATATTTTTGGTAAGAGTTAAGCTGCAGAGGAAGATTTGGCAGTTAAGTGAAATGCATGTTACAgctgatgcctttttttttattagaataaCTGAAAAGATTAAGCTGCAGTGCAGCTATGGCTTGAGTCATGCTTTTATCATTGTAATCTCTTGGCCTGATACAAACTATATTATTAAAAACGGTAGCTCAAGCTGATTCTGTACTTTGTTTACCTTCAGCCAAGTATCAGCTAGCCTAGTGAAAAACTGTAGTCGAAGGCTGTGTACGTACAGGCTCTGCTAATTGCATTCACGGACTGTCAAAGGAACGCTGATACTAATAGATTTCTTAGCATGCCTTTAAACAAAGCACTCCTATCTATGCATACGGAAAAGcgctctgcagagctggttgATACGGCACGTTCATCTCTGTTTTGCCTTAGTTTGCCCTTTTGGAAGAAGTGATTGATCACCCCTTTTCGTTGCCAGAAGGATCTGCAGCGCGTTCCCTGATGCTCGGCGTTAGCACCTCAGCAGCAAGGGCACCTCTCTCCCCCGCCGGCTCGCAGACGATCAGCAGCTTTCGTGTGCCGAGGGCCCgctgcgcggggccgggcgcggttCGGGGCCGCCCCACAGGCGGAGGCgcggccgcggccgggccgggcagccGCGCACCCGACGGTCGGCGGGGTGGCGGCCGCCCCGCATtcccggcccggcggcgggcgcTAGACGAGGGACTCGCAGACGGGCAGCGAATCCGAGTCCTGGCTGTGCATGGAGCTCAGCCCCGTGTCCGAGTCCTCGTCGTTGTCAGCGCGGTCCTTGCGCAGCGCCCGCGCCTGCTCCAGCCAgcctcccccgccgcccgccgccgcccgccgccccccggccgctccgcgcggctccgccgccgcctccgccacGTCCAGGGTGCCCAGCGTCTCCAGCAGACGCTGCAGCTCCCGCTCCCTGTCCTCCCACGCCCGCTGCGTGTAGTCCAGGTCGGTCTTGACAGCCTCCAGGTCCGTGCTGAGCTTGAGGCCGATGTAGAGGCTGGTGCTCAGCTGCGTCCTGACCCGCTcgtgctccagctgcagctcgccctcgccgccgccgccgctcagCTCGGTGGTGTCGCAGTCCGTCTCGGCCaggccgggccccgcggccagctccagcccctcccgccgccgcttCATCCAGCGCTCGTTGAGCTCCTGCTGGATCTCGGCGGCCAGGTGCTcgagcagctcctcctgctgcgcccgctgctcctgcagctgcagcaccgcCTCGCACTTCCTGGCGTAGTCCTCCtcggggcggccggcggcgggcggcgcctcccggcccggctcggGCTCGGGCTCCGGCtcgggctccccgccgccggcgCCCACCAGGTAGGTGTCCTGCACGTAGTTGACGCCGTGCCGCTTCATGCGGTCCAGGTGGATCTTGGCCTCGTACCTGTCGATCTCCCGGTCCAGCTCACGCAGCCGCTGGATCTGCTGGCGGATGGTGTGGTCCTGCGAGAGCACCAGGTGCACCAGCGTCTCCATCCTCTCCGCCGCCGAGGCTTCCCGGGCCATCGGCTGCTGCCGCTTCTTGTTGATCTTGGCCAGCTTGCGGAAGGCTTTCCGCACCGCCCGCCGCTGCCGCTCCTGCGTGAGCGCCAGGCTGCCGCGGGCCGCCCCCAGGCCATGGCCGGGGCGCTCCTTGCTGAGCACCACCCGCGCCTCGGCGCTGCGCGGCCCCGCGTTGGGCAGCGAGGCCTCGCTGCGCACCAGCACGAAGCGCACGTTCTCCTGCTCGTCCCCCCACGCCACCCAGAGCCGCAGGATCTTCGTCTTGTTGGGCAGGATCCGCTCGAAGCCGCGCCACTTCTCCACGATGCAATACGAGTGCGGCGGCCCCGACAGCATCCCGCCGCCGGGCTCGGGCGGCGCCGGCCGCTGCCGCCGGTGGTGGCTGTCCTCCAGCAGAACCCGCACCACGTCCGAGCAGGTGGTCCGCCGGGAGAGCCCGGAGATCAGCTTCTCCTCCTGGCAGATCCACACCGAGATCTTCCGCTCCTCGGGCTCCAtcgggggcggccgcgggcggccggccggggccgcggtctcagcggggccggccgggctgCCGCTCGACGCGGGCGCTCCGGGGAGGCGCGGCTCCGGCCGGCCTCAGCATGGCCGGTCTGCTTCTCACGCCGcccgcctgcccccggccctgcccgctgCGCTGCCCGCCTGCCTCCCCGCCGTGCGCTCCGCCGGCCGCTCCACCCCTTCCTGCCCCACGCCGCGCTCCGCCGGGAGGGGCCGGCGGGGAGCGCAGCTGAGGCCGTCTGCTCGCCGCCGCCCGCGGTCTGACGgggcccagcgccgccgccgccgggttTTCCTCTGCCCCCACGTGGGCGCCCCCCGCGGCTcccgccccggcggcggccgccggcccgcgggcagcgccgccccgTCGCTCCGCGCCGAGATCCGccggctgggagctgggaggcgcggcgccgccgcccgctccgctccccaCTGCCCTGCCTCTTGCAAACGAGCGGCGTCGAGGGATCTTGCAAAGTGCCGAGGGACAGAGCGAGTCCCGCAGCTTCAAAGCTAAAGGCAGAACTGGCGAGGAATTTCCAGTTTTAGTAAATCGGCCGCCTGTAATTAGGAAAGTCGGGTTCGAGAAGCACTTCGCAGATGAAATATGCGAAGGATGGGAATGTCTGagtgttattaaaataatagcCGAGCCAGATTTTAATGGGAGTTTGCTGCGTACTTTGATGGGAACAGGATCGGTCTCCGAGTGGGGATTAACATGAGGAGATGTACAAAGTGGGAATAAAAGGCAGGGCTGTGGCACGGATTTTCGTGTTGCGATGCATCGCGGGGGTTCGCGGACCTGTGCTTCTTTTCTGCGTGGCCAGAAAGTATTATAATGAGTAAAGGGGGAAAACTCTCTAACTTGAAGGTTGATCTGTACCTTTTGGGAGGTTTTCACAGCCAATGAAATCGGTGTCGCATGGGGAGGATTCTTGTGTGGATGCAACCTGTGCTCCGGTCAGTGGAACAGGACGGGTCTATGGCATTCCAACCTAACTGCTGTAATTCTGCAGCTTAAAACAGCGAGTTAACAATCCTGCAGCCTGACGCCCTGCTTTCTCTTCTGGTGCACGGCTCAACATgggcagctgctgtgccagctTCTCCCGTACTTGCCTGGAAGACACAGTCCCGGGGAAGAGCCTGCCCTCTGCTCTGGCTGCTTAACGCAGCTAATTACAGTGGTGGTTTTTGCCATGCAGACTCCTGCCAGTGAGGAAGCGGGCTGAGAGACCACCGGATTCCTGCATTCCTGGAGCTGAAGATCACACGGATCGTGTGCCAGCTGCTGACGTCCCTTTCCTGTATTATTCCAGGTTAAACAATTCCATGGCCACTGCATGTTGCAATGAGGGCATGCAAGATAGGGGTGTCAGAACCAGGATGAATTTTGCTTCCTGACCCTGGTCACCTCACAGTAAAGTTACATTTTCCTCTCTGATGGTAAAGTCTGTCGCTGCTGATTTCAGGAGCTAGTCTTTTTGCTTTCACGATGTGTCAGAGGTGCTAGACACTTGCTTTGTGTAGAAGGAAGTGTTTGCTGCTGGACGGTTATTCGTAAGGTGCGCAGtctttttgttctgtgcatGGATTGTGCTGAAAAGCATAATTCATTCCAGGTTGACAGAGAGGGTCGTAACGACTTTGGGATAAAACCAAGAGCTCACACTGCCCCAAAATGGTAGGGTGTTGAACAGGAAGGTGGTGTGAAATGGGACCATATGACAGCCTCTGAAAGGCTCAAGATGAAAAAGCTCCCAGGAgcataggaaaagaaaagccttgcTGCTCTCATCAGGCTGGCAGAAACTTGTAAGGACAGACCATTCCTTGTTGTGTGCTGCAGTCAGGTTCCACAAGAGAAAGGGTTAACTAGCCAGTGAGAAGTTGTCTGATCCCTTTACCGGTGATTCCTTGCCTTTCCCATTTAATTTTGATCTCATTTTACATGTATTTCCTATGGGAATGTCTGTTCCTACTTAGTTCTGGCACAGGACAATACAGGAAGAGCAGGGTGTGATGTGAAGAGACGTAGTATTCTCCACACAGGTCAAGCTGCTCCAACTTGTCTGACTGCCTGTATCTATCCAGCATCCAAGCCTGGTTTTGTATGATGGAATTGGAAGGTGATCGCTCCATCTTCCCCTGACCACATCTCTGTGTACAGAAAACTGGCTCTGCCTTCCTGGTAGAGCCCCCAAGGCAGCACTGCCAGAGACAGAATAAAGGTGTTGGCAATTTGGTTGGAGGCAGTAAGATTAAGGAGGCAAACACTTGACTTCAGTAGGATAAGTCTATCAGATGAGTATTTATATAATCTGTGGTTAAAAGGTTGGCATCAGAAATTTGCATTGTTAGATCTCAAGTTTAACCCTTAGGAATTTTGTTTCAGTCTGTCTGCAGACTCAGGAAAATACCACCAAAGCTTCAAAAGTTTTGAGAGCTTAAGCACATAAGCACCTTAAGCACTTAAGCACCTATCTGAAGCAAGGTTTGGGCCCTGCTGGGCTGAATCCCAAAAGGCAACTGAGCACAGGCAGACCTTTGCCTTTCATCCAGGGATCTCAAAGGATCCTACAGAGGAAGGTAGCATTGTTACCTCATTTTTGCAGATAAGAACGCTGTGGTATAGAGGAGTCAAGTGCCTCACCTAAGGATATATAGCAAGGCAGTAGCAATGTCACGAAGCACATGGGGTTTCTTCACTCTGGTGACATTAGTCACCAAACCTGTCTAGtgctctgcctccttcctctcctcctctccttcttttAATTATTCTGTGAGAAAGGCAGATGAGGAAGTTCCGCATTAGTTCCACAACTACAGACTGATAACATGGAAGTGCAAGCTCAGCAGACAATATATTCTGCATTGCGAAGGCAGTGGAGTACAGGCTTCTTCAGATGTCTCCCACCTTGCAAAGTCGAACCCCTCCTGCAGCTGACAGTGCGTGCAAGCCTCGAGAGCATGGCATACGGAGAGGTGATGTCATCACAACATCAAACGGCAGGGAAGGACAGATGTtcaacccccacccccctcaaACAGAGGAATGATAAAGAATATGTAGGTCTCCTGTAATTTCTGGAACAAACATATCACAGAGTTTAAACCGTAAAAGGTAATAAACATGATCTCCTGTAATCCAGAGGCTTTGTGTACTGCTGTATCGATGCACAGCTGTCAGCAGCCTCTGCATCTGAAGCGCAACCTCCTGTGACAGAATGCTGTCCAGAACATTGCTGCATGGCATgcatttttttgatttgttttattaattacaaaaattTAAAGTTGATGATACCCTTAGCAGCCACCTGACCTCACAAAAGGAGATTTCTGAGCTTAACTTTTCAGGCTGTATTGAAAAGTCCAAGGTCAGGTTTATTATTACCTGCTGCAGAAGAATTACAAGGCAGAGTGATGGGAAATGAGCTATATTCTGGTATTTCACATGgagttctttctcttccttccttttctttgaggTGTGCAACTACGTTACCGAGTCTTTTGTGGTAAGAACAGCATTTCCCATTATAGGGTTGGATAGTGAGGAGTCTAATGGTTTATTtgctggtttttgttgtttgtttgttttgggggatATCTTTTGAAGCTGAGCTGCCAGAACAAAATTGCAGCCCTgacattttcaataaataaaatgattctCTTGAATAGCTGGAACCTACaataaatagattaaaatgcatttcctgcTTCCTTATTTTATATagcaggaaagaggaggaagtcTTAGAAATCTGTATTTGAGACACAGAATTCACTTCTTTCAAAAGTGTTTAGATGGAGGAAAGCGTATGGATTCGGattcagggttgtttttttttattccacatTGAAGCTGCTTTTACTTTTTAGATCACTCTCAGGACAATTTACTTGTTTTTCCTGAGGTTACAGTTCAAAAGAACACAGTCTAAGTGAGATGAGTAAAGGCAGGCTGCAACTGGTAATCTATTGAGCCATCGCTGTCTGGTGAAGTTACTCTTTGTTGTGATCCTGAGCAGCAATACTGCTTTCCCGGCTCCCCTTTCTATGTTTCTCTTAATCTTGTTTTGTGAGGTTTACCTGTTGGTTCCTTATACTTCTTGCTTTCTAATATTTTTGACTCAACAAATAAGGGCATACTTTGCCtgttaataaaatgtattacagCTTGCCTACTTTGTCAGATATGTGAATAGTGGAAGGGGCTATGTGCACTTACAGGCCACTCTCTCacagatgcttttttcttttgtaccttGTTTTCCCTGAAAGTATAAAGCTGAATAACCAAATTGTATTGTGAATAACCAAATCATCCCTAGTTAGCATGCATGGAATGAAGTGCTCAAACAACTACCTCTATTAGCAGGAATATTCAAACTTTAGTCAAAACAGTGTGTAGACTTAgactttcttctgaaagaaagcTGTTCACTTTGTATCTGAACAGCTTTAGACAAGACAGAAAGCTTCTTTCTTTTGGGTTTTGTCTTGAAGCCACTGAAGGAACTGGCACTTGAGAAAGATAACTTTGAAGAGTAATGAATTCCTGATCTGTTTCTGTATGCTGTAAGTTCTATGAACTCTCAACACACTTCTTAACACACTTCTTTCAGTTTCTTGCATCTGATATGTACTTTCTTGCTTCACAATACCCTGTATGCAACCAGTACAGTTTACAAACACAGCATGCAATAATTCTTTGCTTCACATCACTAATAATACATGCTTGTGTGATACATTTGGGAAGACTGTGGTGTGGTCTCTTTGAATAATAGCTCTGATGCTGGATTGACTACTAGTAGTGCTTTGACTACTTTATccaacttctttttttgtttgttttaatgctcACACACCCAAACTACAAAAAGGTATGTCAGGAGGAACTGTCTTCCAGTGAAATCAGGGGGGGCTGCATGGGTAAATTCCTctgcagtgctttgaaaatgcaGGTATGTGTATAGACTaccattaaagaaaattatgatGACGTATATTTATATTACAGTACAGCCTGGAAGTCTTGATGTGCTAGATGTAATGTAAATGCATGGGAAGAGACCATCCCTGCCTTGAAGGCTTAACCAATGTCACACAGCAGGTTAGGgtcacagcaaagaaaatattgatttcCAGCTTCTAATCTTTGAACCAAATCTTTAACAacctgcttttgtttgtttgtgccTATGACTCTTAGAATGGAAAGGAATCCCTCTCCCTTTACACCTtatgtttcagattttcttttcttgctaaatgctatttagcatttttaaaaaaaaagtaattgaacAGAGCAGAAAACTTTTTCCTTCTAGTGTGCATAATAGATATATGAAATTTTGATTCTAAGTAATCCAGTTGCACTAGTATGCTTTGagggaaaatatgaaaaagaccTGACTCAAATAATGGTTaagcttttcttctccaaaaaatattaaatgtatttgaGAATGCGTTAGTACTGCTATAACTTAATCTTAGCTTGTATACTTGGTCTTTGTTGGTCAAAAAATGAATCAGATATTAGGTATAGTGACATTCTTTTCCTCGGCAGCCATTCTCAGTGCAAATATGACAATTTCAATTATTTAGCACTTGTAGTGTCTTTGCTTTTACATTAAACGATTCTTTCAACCCTTGAGAAAATGTCTCAGGATCTcacagaaaccttttttttttttttttttcagttttggccATTAAGCTCAAAGCAGATGCACTAGGTCATACATTATCTTACTGAGCTTTATCAAAAGACTTTTAACTACTTCAGgaccaaaatatttctgatgagTATTTTTTAGCTGCTAACTTATGAATATCCATTCGAATAtaccttctcttctttctgaatAAGCAAGCACTGTGGCCTCAGTAACACAGATGATGTAGTTTCCTTTATGGGGACAAGATGACTCTTTTGCAGGGTGGGTTTATATGCACAGAAGGGACCTGAGCTTTCTGGCCTTAACGGGGCAATGGTAATGAAaagttctgttgttttttctgtgcagaaCAGGTAGAGAAGCTGTGATTAATTCTCATTAATCCCTCTGCTGGGATTAATGACAAAACTCTGACATGTTTTGCTGAGAGCTGGCCCTAGAGTGTTGATAGCTGGAAATGGTTAGGCATGAAGCGAACATCTCTCTTTACACCGGCGATGTGAGTAATATGGTTCCTTCACATAACTGCTGTGAAGAAAGAGGCCCTAGATCAACCTTGGCATTGCGTTTTGGCAAGCATATCTGGATCGCGTGTGCTCACAGGTATACTGTACGCACTACAGTTCTGTAAAGCAGTTCTTCCAGGTACAAAGAGAGGATTTGAATTTAATTATATATCATTTGAGCTGGAGAACAGTTAGTGACGTATGTTCCTGTCTGTGACTATGCAGTGCATAGTCTCATTCTACCACCCTACAAGTGTGTTCACTCCAAAATTTGTAAGAACCAAGAGTTTTGTGTGCAAACAGAGGCATTGTCTGTCTATTGTATCAGGATCTCTCTTAAAGTTAGATGAAGTGATGTTCTTTTCCCCAACAAAATACATTGCAGGGAGCTTGTTAAAAGTGTCGAAACCACCCTAAAGTGAGAAATGATAAAATCAGGATGTATTATTGCAGTAAGATGTTTTGGTAGATTAGTATGAAGACACAGGGACACTTAGTGTTGGAATAAACGGAACTTTCAGTGTTTCCAGCATTACCACAAATTATTTGATTTCCTCTAAGTGTACTTAACAGGCAGTCTATCTTTCTGTCCTGTTTGTAGGGTCGGTGGTTAATTTCAGCTGTAACAGTATAGGCCTATGTTTGGATAAGGGTTTAACTATGTAGCTATGAAACCTTATGTAAGAAGTATAATTTCCTTCTCAAGTATAATGAAATCCTTACTGAACTAAGACTGTGAGATTATTACATTCTCCAGCCTCATTCTGTTTAGTTGTGATCTCTCTAACcctttgcatttctgcattttcatattTCCAAAGCCTTACTTCTGAACTTCTGTCTTATTACAACAATACATTTGTCTCCTtgacacatttttaaacatttttttctgtattcctgGTAGATTATTATAATACTAGCCTAGCTTGAGCCAAGCCTTTGTGAGAAGTTCAGGTGATTAAGTTAAATTCATAGATGAACAAATAAGGAAGTTTTACAAATCATTTCAACAAAAGATAATGCAAAAAGACTTAAAGAGAAT from Anser cygnoides isolate HZ-2024a breed goose chromosome 5, Taihu_goose_T2T_genome, whole genome shotgun sequence harbors:
- the RASSF10 gene encoding ras association domain-containing protein 10, whose amino-acid sequence is MEPEERKISVWICQEEKLISGLSRRTTCSDVVRVLLEDSHHRRQRPAPPEPGGGMLSGPPHSYCIVEKWRGFERILPNKTKILRLWVAWGDEQENVRFVLVRSEASLPNAGPRSAEARVVLSKERPGHGLGAARGSLALTQERQRRAVRKAFRKLAKINKKRQQPMAREASAAERMETLVHLVLSQDHTIRQQIQRLRELDREIDRYEAKIHLDRMKRHGVNYVQDTYLVGAGGGEPEPEPEPEPGREAPPAAGRPEEDYARKCEAVLQLQEQRAQQEELLEHLAAEIQQELNERWMKRRREGLELAAGPGLAETDCDTTELSGGGGEGELQLEHERVRTQLSTSLYIGLKLSTDLEAVKTDLDYTQRAWEDRERELQRLLETLGTLDVAEAAAEPRGAAGGRRAAAGGGGGWLEQARALRKDRADNDEDSDTGLSSMHSQDSDSLPVCESLV